One Vampirovibrio chlorellavorus genomic window carries:
- a CDS encoding fumarylacetoacetate hydrolase family protein, with translation MKLATFAVATVLGKFDRLGLVLFPQGVEAPPVLVDLNAAYCWLLTEADQQPCPQRWADFYFAPDMRSFLELGEPAMRAAREVEARFLQLLGQNRAQALLGAEGQRLVFEMAEVTLKTPVPNPRMLRDFLSFETHTANGFKRRNEPIPEAWYKMPVYYKGNPNTLIGHEAPVHWPSYTRILDYELELACIIGKAGKNIPADKASEYIAGYAIMNDFSARDIQKYEMMCRLGPAKGKDFATAVGPWLVTADEVPNPRDLRMIARINGEVWSDGNAGTSHWTFEQMIEHVSKEEMIYPGDILGSGTVGFGCGLELDRWPQPGDMVELEISGLGLLRNPIVKSF, from the coding sequence ATGAAGCTAGCGACCTTTGCGGTGGCAACCGTTTTGGGGAAGTTTGACCGGCTGGGGCTGGTGTTGTTTCCACAAGGGGTCGAGGCTCCCCCGGTTCTGGTGGATCTGAACGCCGCCTATTGCTGGCTGCTAACCGAGGCGGATCAACAGCCCTGTCCCCAGCGCTGGGCCGATTTTTACTTTGCACCCGATATGCGCAGCTTTCTGGAATTGGGAGAACCCGCCATGCGGGCGGCCCGTGAGGTGGAAGCCCGCTTTCTGCAATTACTAGGCCAAAATCGGGCCCAGGCCTTGCTGGGGGCTGAAGGGCAGCGATTGGTCTTTGAAATGGCCGAAGTCACTTTAAAAACCCCGGTGCCCAACCCGCGTATGCTTCGGGATTTTCTGTCCTTTGAGACGCACACGGCCAATGGCTTTAAGCGACGCAACGAGCCCATCCCGGAAGCCTGGTACAAAATGCCGGTTTATTACAAGGGCAACCCCAACACCCTGATTGGTCATGAGGCCCCGGTTCACTGGCCCAGCTACACCCGCATCCTGGATTATGAACTGGAGCTGGCCTGCATCATCGGCAAGGCGGGCAAAAACATCCCCGCGGACAAAGCCAGTGAGTACATTGCCGGTTACGCCATCATGAACGACTTCAGCGCCCGGGATATTCAAAAATACGAGATGATGTGTCGCCTGGGGCCGGCCAAAGGCAAGGATTTCGCCACGGCCGTGGGGCCATGGCTGGTCACGGCGGATGAAGTCCCCAACCCGCGTGATTTACGGATGATTGCCCGCATCAACGGGGAAGTGTGGTCGGATGGCAACGCAGGGACGTCCCATTGGACCTTTGAGCAAATGATCGAGCATGTCTCCAAAGAGGAAATGATTTACCCCGGGGACATTTTGGGTTCCGGTACGGTGGGCTTTGGCTGCGGACTGGAACTGGATCGCTGGCCCCAACCGGGCGATATGGTGGAGCTGGAAATTTCAGGGCTGGGCCTGCTGAGAAACCCCATTGTGAAGTCTTTCTAG
- a CDS encoding acyl-CoA thioesterase, translating to MTTPHPPENPVPRHFIRTPAYPWLLDEAGFMRAGHVLKLIDIVGSEAALRHLNRDGKRGLVVTASLDRTNFHQPIRLWDMIRLESRVSQVWQSSLEVEVRVQAENWFTDETRDIATAYLVFVALNEKTREKIQFPAYQPNTPEELQLAQGAELRKKNRATEGKTAPFIPIEDSDNPVVISRLMTPNDANAQSNVFGGIILSLIDEAGSQVAKKQSLNQPVVGVRQDRMSFISPTFIGETVEAKAVLTKTWNTSTEVQVEVFAQNPNQAEPRRVASSYLVYVKLGPNGRPGEMPPWTPQTPAQIQRAELADVRREIREREEQQQALSLSSVQDDAPLSASSQL from the coding sequence ATGACCACGCCGCACCCGCCAGAAAATCCGGTTCCCCGCCATTTTATCCGTACCCCCGCCTACCCCTGGCTTCTGGATGAGGCTGGCTTTATGCGGGCCGGTCATGTGCTGAAACTGATTGACATTGTGGGCAGCGAAGCGGCCCTGCGCCATCTGAACCGGGACGGCAAACGGGGGCTGGTGGTCACTGCCTCGCTGGATCGCACCAACTTCCATCAGCCCATCCGGCTGTGGGACATGATTCGTCTGGAAAGTCGGGTCAGCCAGGTATGGCAAAGCTCTTTGGAAGTGGAAGTGCGGGTGCAGGCGGAAAACTGGTTCACCGATGAAACCCGGGACATCGCCACGGCCTATCTGGTTTTTGTAGCCCTCAATGAAAAAACGCGGGAAAAAATCCAATTCCCCGCCTATCAGCCCAACACCCCCGAGGAATTACAACTGGCTCAGGGAGCCGAATTGCGCAAGAAAAACCGGGCCACCGAAGGCAAAACCGCGCCGTTTATCCCCATTGAGGACAGTGACAACCCGGTGGTCATCAGCCGCCTGATGACGCCCAACGACGCCAACGCCCAGTCCAACGTGTTTGGGGGCATTATTTTGTCGCTCATCGATGAGGCGGGCAGTCAGGTGGCCAAAAAGCAATCCTTGAACCAGCCGGTGGTGGGCGTTCGTCAGGATCGCATGAGCTTTATCTCGCCCACCTTCATTGGGGAAACCGTGGAGGCCAAGGCCGTTCTGACCAAAACCTGGAACACCTCCACGGAGGTGCAGGTGGAAGTGTTCGCCCAAAACCCCAATCAGGCGGAGCCTCGCCGGGTGGCCAGCAGTTATCTGGTCTATGTCAAGCTGGGGCCGAATGGTCGCCCGGGAGAAATGCCGCCCTGGACGCCGCAAACCCCCGCCCAAATTCAGCGGGCCGAACTGGCCGACGTGCGTCGGGAAATTCGGGAGCGGGAAGAGCAACAACAGGCCCTCAGTCTGTCCTCCGTGCAGGATGACGCTCCCCTGTCCGCTTCCAGTCAACTTTAA